In the genome of Fimbriimonadaceae bacterium, the window GCGCGAAACGGTTCCCAGCGTGTCAGTCCACTCATGATGCCGTCTCCTTTGTGCAAGCCTGTGGATGGTGCATCTGCGCCTGACCATCGACCATTCGTTCGTCACGCGCAACTGCTTCCGGACTATTGCAGGCCCGATGCCAGGAAGAAATCCTGCGATGGCCGCATCCGGGAGTGGCGAAAGTTCACTCGCTTAGAGCAATCGGCGAGGCGTCCTCCCGGTTGTCAGTGCCGGAGGGTGGGGCGATACGGGGCAGCAGCGCGGAGCGGCAATGGTGCCAATTACCTCATTGATTCCAGGCCGACCGTGCTTACATGAATAGGTGAAGGGAGGTGGAGCCAGGATAAGGTCGACATCCCCGCTTCCGTGCAGCGAAGAGTTGGTTCGGGGATTGCGTCTGTGCCGGTTTCGGGATCAGTTCTGAAGGGACGCGCTTCCATCTCGGTGCCAGTATGAGGCACGGCTCCAGTGGGAGCCCGATGAACGGGAGGCGCGGGACATCCGGCGTGAGCGTGGTGCCGGGGTGTCCGGATGGATCTCGCTCGGTCGGCAGGCCCGATCTCCACACGGAAGCGGGTTTTTTATGTTCGCGCTGCCGGTCGTTCGGTCGCTAACGCAGAAACGCCTTCCGCAGTTTGAGCAGGTATGCATCGGCGAGGTCCGGGCGCGCCTGTTGCGTGCAGGTGCGAAGACGGCGAGCGGCCTCTTCACTCCAGTACTCCCCTAGATCGATGACTTCACCGGGCCGGTACTGTCCCGACTTGATCCGACGCACGACTTCGCCGACCGGAGTTTCCGAAATCCTGATACTGAAGCTGCCGCGTTCCAGCAACTCGCAGAGATTAAACAGCACGCGCACGTAGGCCGCGGCGTATTTCGCCGGCCTGCCGTCCTTTTTCTCCAGCATCTTCTTGCGCTGGTTCTCGCAGTAGTTGAGAAAGGAGTCATAGGCGGTCTGTGCGGACCAGAGACGGGGGAAGAGTTGCCGGAGCTCCGTGCCCCAGTCGTCCATCGTGACGACCGGAGCGACCAGCGTTTCCAGCACCAAGGGATGGCCCTGCAGCGCGAGCTGGAGAAAGTGCCCGATTTCCCAGGCGGTCTCGTCGTCTTCTTCCTTCATCATCCTCGTGCCTTGGTATTTGAAACCTACACGAAACAATTCAGCGGTGGGCAGCACGAACACGCTGCGGAAATCCTTGTCGCTGTCCGGTCCGGCCAGGCCGTGCGCATGCGAGCCGACGACGACTTTCAGGATGCAGGTGTCGCTTGCTGGCAAGTGGGGGTTGGTCATGTTCGCGATGCGGCAACTTGGGCGACGCAACCGTTCAAAGTCATGTATTTGGGATAGTCGGTTTCAGGGATCTCGATGTGGAATGCCTTGTGCAGTGCGACCACGAAGTTGAGGAAGTCCATCGAGTCGAGGTCGAGCTGGTCTCGAAAGCTGACATCGGGGTTGAGGCAGGCCAAGTCTGCCTCGGGGGCGATCTCGCCGAGAAGACGGAGAATTTGCGCGCGGGTGTCGGCGTCGGATGGTGTGGTCGTCATAACGATTGAGGCTCTTGTAGAAGACGATCGATTTCAGCCAGAAACAATCCGCCGCGATGGCCGTCGCTGACACGGTGATCCGCGGACAACGACAGGGTCACGACCGGTCGTGGGACGACCTGCCCGTCGGCCACCCAGGGCCGTTCGACCACCTTGCCGAATCCGACCAACGCCACTTGCGGAGGATAAATGACTCCGAACACGGTTTCCACCCCTTGTTCGCCAAGACTGGTGACGGTGATGGTGGCGTCCGACAGTTCCGAACTTCGTAACGAACCGGCACGGGCCCGTTTGACCAGGTCCTGGAACCGTTGCATCAAGTCGCCGAGGTCGGCGCGGTCGGCGTCGT includes:
- a CDS encoding nucleotidyltransferase domain-containing protein: MPASDTCILKVVVGSHAHGLAGPDSDKDFRSVFVLPTAELFRVGFKYQGTRMMKEEDDETAWEIGHFLQLALQGHPLVLETLVAPVVTMDDWGTELRQLFPRLWSAQTAYDSFLNYCENQRKKMLEKKDGRPAKYAAAYVRVLFNLCELLERGSFSIRISETPVGEVVRRIKSGQYRPGEVIDLGEYWSEEAARRLRTCTQQARPDLADAYLLKLRKAFLR
- a CDS encoding acyl carrier protein, with translation MTTTPSDADTRAQILRLLGEIAPEADLACLNPDVSFRDQLDLDSMDFLNFVVALHKAFHIEIPETDYPKYMTLNGCVAQVAASRT